From Harpia harpyja isolate bHarHar1 chromosome 21, bHarHar1 primary haplotype, whole genome shotgun sequence, one genomic window encodes:
- the MLST8 gene encoding target of rapamycin complex subunit LST8 isoform X2 produces MNAAQGTVGSDPVILATAGYDHTVRFWQAHSGICTRTVQHQDSQVNALEITPDRSMIAAAGYQHIRMYDLNSNNPNPVINYDGVSKNITSVGFHEDGRWMYTGGEDCMARIWDLRSRNLQCQRIFQVNAPINCVCLHPNQAELIVGDQSGAIHIWDLKTDHNEQLIPEPEVSVNSVHIDPDASYMAAVNSSGNCYVWNLTGGIGEEVTQLIPKTKIPAHNRYALQCKFSPDSTLLATCSADQTCKIWRTSNFSLMTELSIKSNNPGETSRGWMWDCAFSGDSQYIVTASSDNLARLWCVETGEIKREYSGHQKAVVCLAFNDSVLG; encoded by the exons ATGAACGCCGCTCAGGGCACGGTGGGCAGCGACCCCGTTATTTTGGCCACGGCCGGCTACGACCACACGGTGCGGTTCTGGCAGGCGCACAGCGGCATCTGCACCCGCACCGTCCAGCACCAGGACTCC CAGGTGAACGCCCTGGAGATCACGCCGGACCGCAGCATGATCGCTGCCGCAG GTTACCAGCATATCCGCATGTACGACCTCAACTCCAACAACCCCAACCCCGTCATTAACTACGACGGCGTCAGCAAGAACATCACCTCCGTGGGCTTCCACGAGGACGGGCGGTGGATGTACACGGGCGGGGAGGACTGCATGGCCAGGATTTGGGACCTGAG GTCTCGTAACCTCCAGTGCCAGCGGATTTTCCAGGTGAACGCTCCTATTAACTGTGTCTGCCTGCACCCCAACCAG GCAGAGCTAATTGTGGGTGATCAGAGTGGTGCCATTCACATCTGGGACCTGAAGACTGACCACAACGAGCAGCTGATTCCAGAGCCCGAAGTTTCTGTGAATTCGGTTCACATTGACCCTGATGCTAGTTACATGGCGGCCGTTAACAGCTCG GGAAATTGCTACGTGTGGAACCTGACGGGTGGCATTGGAGAGGAGGTGACCCAGCTGATCCCCAAGACCAAGATCCCTGCGCACAACCGCTACGCCCTCCAGTGCAAGTTCAGCCCCGACTCCAC GCTCTTAGCCACGTGTTCTGCAGATCAGACGTGTAAGATCTGGAGGACTTCAAACTTCTCTCTGATGACAGAGCTGAGCATTAAGAGCAATAACCCAGGAGAAACATCTCGGGGCTGGATGTGGGACTGCGCGTTCTCCGGGGACTCCCAGTACATCGTCACAG CCTCCTCTGACAACCTGGCCAGACTTTGGTGTGTGGAGACAGGAGAGATCAAGAGGGAATACAGCGGCCACCAGAAAGCAGTTGTCTGCCTTGCTTTCAATGACAGCGTGTTGGGATAA
- the BRICD5 gene encoding BRICHOS domain-containing protein 5, whose protein sequence is MTRAGCHFSLFIVSLNETYPVLLLGPASREDRHKAPDCHPPAPRQPARKVAALRFHPPCRSELRNSWLGSPLAATDTYLRFADARLGFPGVPGVGDDAQSVCCQEAELQERAPHLKWRMEGRTGTGDAVSADRRAAAHFTAPSRTFWIILSVALFFAVVGISIVGVLSFSPSSAQAGSQLVRLTLQGQLDPLRNQTALVDKSRSTVTYYVTSQSNHTTVVLYDSRNGYVCYKPMEQRTCYLRRMDAWDVQTLQTSLNTSEQRADQLLRQNNETEYYQEFLGILAGEQVDPKSLGEAVQTLCEQTSIFWVRRGEGPGKQRLIYLCIDICFPSNICVSICFYYLPE, encoded by the exons ATGACAAGggcaggctgccacttttctctATTCATTGTGTCTCTTAATGAGACTTACCCAGTCCTGCTATTAGGGCCTGCCAGCAGGGAGGACCGACACAAAGCCCCCGATTGTCATCCACCTGCCCCCCGCCAGCCGGCTCGCAAG GTGGCAGCTCTACGGTTTCACCCTCCCTGTAGATCTGAGTTGAGGAACTCCTGGCTGGGAAGCCCTCTGGCCGCGACGGACACGTATTTACGTTTCGCGGATGCACGCTTAGGTTTCCCAGGCGTGCCTGGAGTTGGGGATGATGCACAGTCTGTGTGTTGtcaggaggcagagctgcaggagcgaGCTCCTCATCTGAAGTGGAGGATGGAGGGTAGGACTGGCACTGGCGATGCTGTCTCTGCA GACAGGAGGGCCGCAGCACACTTCACAGCTCCATCCAGGACGTTCTGGATCATCTTGTCCGTTGCCTTGTTTTTTGCAGTAGTTGGCATCAGCATCGTGGGGGTTCTCAgcttctcccccagctctgcccag GCTGGCTCGCAGCTCGTCCGGCTAACGCTCCAGGGCCAGCTAGACCCCCTGAGGAATCAGACAGCCTTGGTGGACAAGTCCAGGAGCACCGTGACCTACTACGTAACCTCGCAGAGTAACCACACCACCGTGGTGCTGTATGACAGCAGGAAC GGCTACGTGTGCTACAAGCCCATGGAGCAGCGTACGTGCTACCTGAGGAGGATGGATGCCTGGGACGTCCAGACCCTACAGACATCTCTCAACACGTCTGAGCAGAGA GCTGATCAGCTGCTACGTCAGAATAACGAGACCGAGTACTACCAGGAGTTCCTGGGCATTCTGGCGGGGGAACAGGTGGACCCCAAAAGCCTGGGGGAAGCTGTCCAGACCCTGTGTGAACAGACATCCATCTTCTGGGTCAGGAGAGGGGAAG GACCGGGGAAGCAGCGGCTGATCTACCTTTGCATTGACATCTGTTTTCCAAGCAACATTTGTGTGTCTATCTGCTTCTATTACCTCCCTGAGTAA
- the LOC128134960 gene encoding hexosaminidase D-like, whose product MAFQRSHRLNLLRLVVLLLVALAGIKFLFRDSFTLELHKHVSKDSGFWGDLGDTGRDTGPQSQALELSAAKITAPRQEPGQQVPRDVSATEMRLVHLDLKGAAPRVSYLEQVFPLLSQLGANGILIEYEDMFPFKGELEILKSPYAYSEDDIERIQQLAELHKLEVVPLVQTFGHVEFILKHEKYQHLREVERFPNSFNPHVPDTLALLKSILSQVIEKHRRSTWIHIGADEVFHLGEGMDSKNWMSRNKGDTGTMYLKHIKEVLSFITTQYWGLRVLMWDDMLRKISVGALQESGIAKHVSPMVWFYAPNFEAEQIGPFLTKYAESGFEAVWFASAFKGTTGPAQTWPPLSYHLKNHLSWLKVMQALPQLAPLRFQGIVLTGWQRYDHYSVLCELLPVGIPSLAVCLQTLVNGGFTEETKRKVLDTLGFQSMQLEQSTCEGRGAFPGAEIYHMVEQVNGHLKESILKALEEESAIKGWFSPYHRKRQFGNPRNMESFGSKVLKLHEDWESFVRDLRAHLERVYFPDTVEEWMEENINPYLDQLRDLVRDYRAIIRLNARPKAT is encoded by the exons ATGGCCTTCCAGCGGAGCCACAGGCTGAACCTGCTGCGCCTCGTCGTGCTGCTCCTCGTGGCCTTGGCCGGCATCAAGTTCCTCTTCCGCGACAG CTTTACCCTGGAGCTGCACAAGCACGTCAGCAAGGACAGTGGCTTCTGGGGGGACCTGGGTGATACCGGCCGGGACACCGGCCCCCAGAGCCAGGCTCTGGAGCTCTCCGCGGCAAAGATAACGGCCCCGAGGCAAGAGCCTGGGCAGCAGGTCCCCAGGGATGTCAGCGCCACCGAGATGAGGCTGGTCCACCTGGACCTCAAGGGAGCTGCGCCCAGGGTCTCCTACCTGGAGCAG GTGTTCCCCCTCCTGTCCCAGCTGGGAGCCAACGGCATCCTCATCGAGTACGAGGACATGTTCCCCTTCAAGGGGGAGCTGGAAATCCTCAAGTCCCCATACGCTTACAG tGAGGATGACATCGAGCGGatccagcagctggcagagctccACAAGCTGGAGGTGGTTCCCCTGGTGCAGACCTTTGGGCACGTGGAG TTCATCCTCAAGCACGAGAAGTACCAGCACCTGCGGGAGGTCGAGCGCTTCCCCAACAGCTTCAACCCCCATGTCCCCGACACCCTGGCCCTGCTCAAGAGCATCTTGTCGCAGGTGATCGAGAAGCACAGGCGCTCCACCTGGATCCACATCGGCGCGGACGAG GTCTTCCATCTCGGGGAGGGCATGGACTCCAAGAACTGGATGAGCCGCAACAAGGGTGACACGGGGACCATGTACCTGAAGCACATCAAGGAGGTGCTGAGCTTCATCACCACGCAGTACTGGGGGCTGCGGGTGCTCATGTGGGACGACATGCTGAGGAAGATCAGTGTGGGAGCCCTGCAGG AGTCCGGGATAGCAAAGCACGTCTCACCCATGGTGTGGTTCTACGCACCCAACTTCGAGGCTGAGCAGATCG GGCCATTCCTCACCAAGTACGCAGAGAGCGGCTTCGAGGCGGTGTGGTTCGCCAGCGCCTTcaagggcaccacgggaccggcGCAGACCTGGCCCCCCCTGAGCTACCACCTGAAAAACCACCTGAGCTGGCTGAAGGTGATGCAGGCCCTGCCACAACTGGCCCCGCTGCGCTTCCAGGGCATCGTCCTCACCGGCTGGCAGAG GTACGATCACTACTCGGTGCTCTGCGAGCTGCTGCCCGTCGGCATCCCCTCCCTGGCCGTCTGCCTGCAGACCCTGGTGAACG GGGGCTTCACGGAAGAGACGAAGAGGAAGGTCCTGGACACGCTGGGCTTCCAGAGcatgcagctggagcagagcacgTG cgAGGGCAGGGGAGCGTTCCCCGGCGCGGAGATCTACCACATGGTCGAGCAGGTTAATGGCCACCTGAAGGAGAGCATCCTTAAGGCCCTGGAGGAGGAGAG CGCCATCAAGGGCTGGTTCAGCCCCTATCACCGCAAGCGCCAGTTCGGCAACCCCCGCAACATGGAGAGCTTCGGCAGCAAGGTGCTGAA GCTCCACGAGGACTGGGAGAGCTTCGTCCGTGACCTGCGCGCCCACCTGGAGAGGGTCTACTTCCCTGACACGGTGGAGGAGTGGATGGAGGAGAACATCAACCCCTACCTGGACCAGCTGCGGGACCTGGTGCGCGACTACCGAGCCATCATCCGCCTCAACGCCAGGCCCAAGGCGACGTag
- the PGP gene encoding glycerol-3-phosphate phosphatase, with product MAAMAGGGPRRCRRLEAEAARAVLGAADTLLFDCDGVLWRGEAAVGGAAAALGRLAAAGKRLCYVTNNSSRTRAAYTEKLRRLGFPPAEPRHVFGSAYCAARYLRQALPLGAAAYVLGSPALAAELEAVGVPHLGPGPAALPGPAPADWAQAPLDPAVRAVLVGFDEHFSYAKLCQALRYLLRGGPDCLLVGTNRDHRLPLEGGTAIPGTGCLVKAVETAAQREAFIVGKPNRYMFDCVASEFDIDPARTIMVGDRLDTDILMGNSCGLTTLLTLTGVTTLDEVKGHQESDCPARQSLVPDYYVDSIADLLPALGD from the exons ATGGCGGCCATGGCgggcggcgggccgcggcggTGCCGGCGGTTGGAGGCCGAGGCGGCCCGCGCCGTGCTGGGCGCCGCCGACACGCTGCTCTTCGACTGCGACGGCGTGCTGTGGCGGGGAGAAGCGGCGgtgggcggcgcggcggcggcctTGGGCCGGTTGGCGGCGGCGGGCAAACGCCTCTGCTACGTGACCAACAACAGCAGCCGGACGCGCGCGGCCTACACCGAGAAACTGCGGCGGCTGGGCTTcccccccgccgagccccggcaCGTCTTCGGCTCGGCCTACTGCGCCGCCCGCTACCTCCGCCAGGCCCTGCCGCTCGGCGCCGCCGCCTACGTGCTGGGCAGCCCCGCGTTGGCCGCCGAGCTGGAGGCCGTCGGTGTCCCGCACCtggggcccggccccgccgccctgcccggtCCCGCGCCCGCCGACTGGGCCCAGGCGCCGCTCGATCCCGCCGTCCGCGCCGTCCTGGTGGGTTTCGACGAGCACTTCAGCTACGCCAAGCTCTGCCAGGCCCTGCGCTACCTCCTGCGGGGCGGCCCCGACTGCCTCCTCGTCGGCACCAACCGCGACCACCGCCTCCCGCTCGAGGGCGGCACCGCCATCCCCG GGACTGGCTGCCTGGTAAAAGCAGTGGAGACGGCAGCCCAGCGCGAGGCGTTCATCGTAGGAAAGCCCAACCGGTACATGTTTGATTGCGTGGCGAGCGAGTTCGACATCGATCCCGCTCGTACCATCATGGTGGGAGATCGGCTGGACACAGACATCCTCATGGGCAACAGCTGCGGGCTCACCACCCTGCTGACGCTTACCGGGGTCACCACGCTGGACGAAGTGAAGGGCCACCAGGAGAGCGACTGTCCCGCCAGGCAGAGCCTGGTTCCCGATTACTATGTCGATAGTATAGCCGACCTTCTCCCAGCACTGGGGGATTAA
- the MLST8 gene encoding target of rapamycin complex subunit LST8 isoform X1, producing the protein MNAAQGTVGSDPVILATAGYDHTVRFWQAHSGICTRTVQHQDSQVNALEITPDRSMIAAAGEPTRSPPPPPPRARVGGTSVIPCPVVVAGYQHIRMYDLNSNNPNPVINYDGVSKNITSVGFHEDGRWMYTGGEDCMARIWDLRSRNLQCQRIFQVNAPINCVCLHPNQAELIVGDQSGAIHIWDLKTDHNEQLIPEPEVSVNSVHIDPDASYMAAVNSSGNCYVWNLTGGIGEEVTQLIPKTKIPAHNRYALQCKFSPDSTLLATCSADQTCKIWRTSNFSLMTELSIKSNNPGETSRGWMWDCAFSGDSQYIVTASSDNLARLWCVETGEIKREYSGHQKAVVCLAFNDSVLG; encoded by the exons ATGAACGCCGCTCAGGGCACGGTGGGCAGCGACCCCGTTATTTTGGCCACGGCCGGCTACGACCACACGGTGCGGTTCTGGCAGGCGCACAGCGGCATCTGCACCCGCACCGTCCAGCACCAGGACTCC CAGGTGAACGCCCTGGAGATCACGCCGGACCGCAGCATGATCGCTGCCGCAGGTGAGCCCacccgatcccccccccccccgccgccccgggcacGGGTCGGGGGAACGTCGGTCATCCCCTGCCCGGTCGTTGTTGCAGGTTACCAGCATATCCGCATGTACGACCTCAACTCCAACAACCCCAACCCCGTCATTAACTACGACGGCGTCAGCAAGAACATCACCTCCGTGGGCTTCCACGAGGACGGGCGGTGGATGTACACGGGCGGGGAGGACTGCATGGCCAGGATTTGGGACCTGAG GTCTCGTAACCTCCAGTGCCAGCGGATTTTCCAGGTGAACGCTCCTATTAACTGTGTCTGCCTGCACCCCAACCAG GCAGAGCTAATTGTGGGTGATCAGAGTGGTGCCATTCACATCTGGGACCTGAAGACTGACCACAACGAGCAGCTGATTCCAGAGCCCGAAGTTTCTGTGAATTCGGTTCACATTGACCCTGATGCTAGTTACATGGCGGCCGTTAACAGCTCG GGAAATTGCTACGTGTGGAACCTGACGGGTGGCATTGGAGAGGAGGTGACCCAGCTGATCCCCAAGACCAAGATCCCTGCGCACAACCGCTACGCCCTCCAGTGCAAGTTCAGCCCCGACTCCAC GCTCTTAGCCACGTGTTCTGCAGATCAGACGTGTAAGATCTGGAGGACTTCAAACTTCTCTCTGATGACAGAGCTGAGCATTAAGAGCAATAACCCAGGAGAAACATCTCGGGGCTGGATGTGGGACTGCGCGTTCTCCGGGGACTCCCAGTACATCGTCACAG CCTCCTCTGACAACCTGGCCAGACTTTGGTGTGTGGAGACAGGAGAGATCAAGAGGGAATACAGCGGCCACCAGAAAGCAGTTGTCTGCCTTGCTTTCAATGACAGCGTGTTGGGATAA